A portion of the Flavobacteriales bacterium genome contains these proteins:
- a CDS encoding MGMT family protein: MEKTFPEKVYEIVKQIPQGRATSYGAIARCLGAPRSSRMVGFAMNQAHNKPEIPAHRVVNRNGLLTGKHHFSTPDEMQKKLENEGITVVEDQIQDFKTVFWDPNVEIS; this comes from the coding sequence ATGGAAAAAACCTTCCCCGAAAAAGTTTATGAAATTGTGAAGCAAATACCCCAAGGAAGAGCTACTTCTTATGGTGCTATTGCCCGATGTTTGGGAGCTCCAAGATCTTCTAGAATGGTGGGTTTTGCTATGAATCAGGCACATAATAAACCCGAAATTCCTGCCCACCGAGTGGTCAATAGAAATGGTTTGCTCACTGGAAAACACCATTTTTCTACCCCCGATGAAATGCAAAAAAAGCTTGAAAACGAAGGAATCACAGTAGTGGAGGATCAAATACAGGATTTTAAAACGGTTTTTTGGGATCCAAATGTGGAAATCTCTTAA
- the trmB gene encoding tRNA (guanosine(46)-N7)-methyltransferase TrmB → MGKNKLKKFAEMETFPHVVQPSREELTEGRFDFKGNWLKKMFKNDHPIVLELGCGRGEYSVALAERFPEKNFIGIDIKGSRMWQGATQAIDKKLDNVAFLRIKIEDIAYCFGSGEVSEIWITFPDPQIKFRRRSKRLTHPDFLKKYHQFLQKDGRIHLKTDSAFLHGFTMGVIELENHEVIDASHDVYKMRKDNELLMNIKTYYEELFHSKGFPITYVQFRLNY, encoded by the coding sequence ATGGGAAAAAACAAACTAAAAAAATTTGCAGAAATGGAAACATTTCCGCATGTAGTACAGCCAAGTAGAGAAGAGCTCACCGAAGGGAGATTTGATTTTAAAGGAAATTGGCTGAAGAAAATGTTTAAAAACGATCATCCGATTGTTCTTGAATTAGGTTGTGGGCGGGGCGAGTATTCTGTTGCTTTGGCAGAACGCTTTCCAGAAAAAAACTTTATCGGAATTGATATCAAAGGTTCTAGAATGTGGCAAGGTGCTACTCAAGCCATTGATAAAAAACTAGATAATGTGGCATTTCTTAGAATAAAAATTGAAGATATTGCCTATTGTTTTGGAAGTGGAGAGGTGAGCGAGATTTGGATTACCTTTCCTGATCCTCAGATTAAGTTTAGAAGACGTTCCAAACGACTTACACATCCTGATTTTTTGAAGAAATACCACCAATTTCTCCAAAAAGATGGACGCATACATCTAAAAACTGATTCTGCGTTTTTACATGGATTTACTATGGGAGTGATAGAGCTTGAAAATCATGAAGTGATTGATGCATCACATGATGTTTACAAAATGAGAAAAGATAATGAGCTTTTGATGAATATCAAAACCTATTATGAAGAGCTTTTTCACAGTAAAGGTTTTCCTATTACTTATGTACAATTTAGGTTGAATTATTGA
- a CDS encoding DUF3127 domain-containing protein translates to MEPLKVIGKLKRINNVQQITDTFKKREFVIVTDEQYPQTIGIELVQDKVTLIDEFKEGEIIEVFFNLRGREWQKDSNSEIKVFNTLTAWRIQKVQTGAPAAAPSSAPQGEASNDVDDDLPF, encoded by the coding sequence ATGGAACCATTAAAAGTAATTGGTAAACTTAAAAGAATTAATAATGTACAACAGATTACTGATACATTTAAAAAGAGAGAATTTGTAATCGTAACAGATGAGCAATATCCACAAACTATTGGAATAGAGCTTGTACAGGATAAAGTAACCTTGATTGACGAATTTAAGGAAGGAGAAATCATTGAAGTATTTTTCAACCTAAGAGGTCGTGAGTGGCAAAAAGATTCAAATTCGGAAATTAAAGTATTTAATACGCTTACTGCTTGGAGAATCCAAAAAGTGCAAACAGGTGCTCCAGCAGCTGCACCATCAAGTGCACCACAAGGAGAGGCTAGTAATGATGTAGATGACGATTTACCGTTTTAA
- a CDS encoding flavin reductase family protein: protein MKINAKEVSTKELHGLLLGGVGPRPIALASTVDADGTPNLSPFSFFNVFSANPPILIFSPARRVRDNTIKHTLENVLEHPEVVINIVNHAVVEQMSLSSTEYGKGVNEFEKAGFTAIESETVQPLRVAESPMQIECKVIEVKELGQNAGAGNLIICEVTTIHVDDRVLDENGKIDPFKIDLVARMGGNWYCRANDEALFEIEKPIASKGIGIDQLPKEIKESGFLTGNDLARLANVEAIPSQEELAQWEKNSEISGSLSTEEAHLLAKELLAGNNVQDAWYTLLKNL, encoded by the coding sequence ATGAAAATAAACGCCAAAGAAGTCTCGACAAAAGAACTACACGGACTCCTTCTTGGAGGTGTGGGTCCTCGTCCTATTGCCTTAGCTAGTACCGTAGATGCTGATGGAACGCCCAATTTAAGTCCATTTAGTTTTTTCAATGTATTTAGTGCCAATCCGCCAATATTGATATTTTCTCCTGCCCGAAGAGTAAGAGATAATACCATAAAACACACCTTAGAAAATGTGTTAGAACACCCAGAAGTGGTAATCAATATTGTAAATCATGCTGTTGTAGAACAAATGTCGCTCTCTAGTACCGAGTATGGAAAAGGCGTAAACGAATTTGAAAAAGCAGGATTTACGGCTATCGAATCTGAAACGGTACAACCTCTTAGAGTAGCAGAATCGCCTATGCAAATAGAATGTAAGGTGATAGAAGTGAAAGAACTGGGTCAAAATGCAGGAGCAGGAAATCTGATTATCTGTGAAGTAACCACTATTCATGTGGATGACCGAGTACTGGATGAAAATGGAAAAATTGATCCATTTAAAATCGATCTTGTAGCTAGAATGGGAGGAAATTGGTATTGTAGAGCCAATGATGAAGCCCTTTTTGAAATTGAAAAACCCATTGCTTCCAAAGGAATAGGGATCGATCAATTACCAAAAGAAATAAAAGAATCTGGATTTTTAACAGGAAATGATCTTGCTCGTCTTGCTAATGTTGAGGCGATTCCTTCCCAAGAAGAACTTGCTCAATGGGAAAAAAATTCGGAAATTAGCGGTTCGCTTTCAACAGAAGAAGCGCATTTGCTTGCCAAAGAGCTCCTTGCAGGAAACAATGTGCAAGATGCTTGGTACACGCTACTTAAAAATTTGTAA
- a CDS encoding LEA type 2 family protein: protein MLRKITLFGWLVAILFSFNSCEELKSIANLATNCSYKVDNVKGYKIAGLDVGNKRSVKDFGIMDGIKLTSLLVTKELPIEMVVNVGVDNKGSASTISGLDWIALIDGKEMINGVIDQPVHIPANGHGQIPLTVKADLFKVFSGESGTKILETALTLLGVPANNGQSAQSSKLSFKLRPSYNIGGMVQQHPTYITINP, encoded by the coding sequence ATGCTTAGAAAAATAACCCTATTCGGTTGGCTAGTAGCCATCTTATTCTCATTTAATTCTTGTGAGGAACTTAAATCTATTGCAAACCTTGCTACAAATTGTTCTTATAAAGTAGACAATGTAAAAGGATATAAGATTGCAGGTTTAGACGTAGGAAATAAAAGATCTGTTAAGGATTTTGGTATTATGGACGGAATTAAGCTTACGTCATTATTGGTAACCAAAGAATTGCCTATAGAAATGGTCGTAAATGTAGGAGTTGATAATAAAGGTAGTGCTTCCACAATAAGTGGTTTAGACTGGATTGCACTTATAGATGGAAAAGAAATGATAAATGGAGTGATTGATCAGCCAGTACATATTCCTGCTAACGGACACGGACAGATTCCATTGACCGTAAAGGCCGATTTATTTAAGGTATTTTCTGGAGAAAGTGGAACTAAAATTTTAGAAACTGCCCTAACACTTCTTGGAGTGCCAGCGAATAATGGACAAAGTGCTCAATCATCAAAATTGAGTTTCAAACTAAGACCTTCGTATAATATTGGAGGAATGGTACAACAACATCCTACATATATCACGATCAATCCGTAA
- a CDS encoding CDC27 family protein, with amino-acid sequence MIKNKKHIDVWKKEDVWYPLFFSLMILILFIVSFQSVNAQNYTGKIQKVERPRGPFEHTLDSVYWTNKFELIQWIFNESSKSEKQINKIENRIETLENTPFSNHQALYRQTLAEHHAFLGIIHTEQSQDFASIKSLYRAYKKMEANRKQYPNYLPSQFGYHNINLTLSFLPKSLQSILKIFGFKPNEKQAIEALKNIYEHQQIDAQTKFEYEMLHLYSKNKFGLPPITEKLNYPVYHLLKGQVLLSNRKPLKALEYLKKCENMKLSHLLMGKSYFVLGNYTEAKKYLQKFIEISESPSNKTMAYYLLYQISIVENQDKNQTFYKEKTLTKRPYQNGKDRWARNEISYPLDKTTIILRNWFDQGNANRIILEYSSEEMDITDERQFYYYLRSFVEKNDLATAEKILKNWASKFPDNPRNWYYKPKGILILAQALYKKEPKKSLKLLEELENYNHYSYQKDIEGSAKYLKWQIENSK; translated from the coding sequence ATGATCAAAAATAAAAAACATATTGATGTTTGGAAAAAAGAGGATGTATGGTATCCTCTTTTTTTTTCTCTAATGATTTTAATATTATTTATTGTTAGCTTTCAAAGCGTTAATGCTCAAAATTATACAGGTAAAATTCAAAAAGTAGAAAGACCAAGAGGACCATTTGAACATACTTTGGATAGTGTGTATTGGACCAATAAATTTGAGCTTATCCAGTGGATTTTTAATGAATCTTCTAAATCTGAAAAACAGATTAATAAAATTGAAAATCGCATTGAAACACTAGAAAATACTCCTTTTTCTAACCATCAAGCATTGTATAGACAAACCCTAGCAGAGCATCATGCTTTTTTGGGAATTATTCATACTGAACAAAGCCAAGATTTTGCCTCTATCAAATCCTTGTATAGAGCTTATAAAAAGATGGAAGCCAATAGAAAACAGTATCCTAATTACCTTCCTTCCCAGTTTGGATACCATAATATTAATCTTACTTTGAGTTTTTTGCCAAAATCATTACAAAGTATTTTAAAAATATTTGGCTTTAAGCCTAATGAAAAACAAGCGATAGAAGCACTCAAAAATATTTATGAGCATCAACAAATAGATGCACAAACAAAGTTTGAATATGAAATGCTTCACCTGTATTCAAAAAATAAATTTGGACTGCCTCCCATAACCGAAAAATTGAATTACCCCGTATATCATTTACTCAAAGGGCAGGTTCTTTTGAGTAATAGAAAACCTTTGAAAGCTTTGGAGTATTTAAAAAAATGCGAAAACATGAAACTAAGCCATTTACTGATGGGGAAAAGTTATTTTGTTTTGGGAAATTATACTGAGGCTAAAAAATATTTGCAAAAATTTATCGAAATTTCTGAGTCTCCATCAAATAAAACGATGGCATATTATCTGCTTTATCAAATTTCTATTGTAGAGAATCAAGACAAGAATCAAACGTTTTATAAAGAAAAAACTTTAACAAAAAGACCTTATCAAAATGGAAAAGACCGATGGGCTCGAAATGAAATTTCTTACCCTTTGGATAAAACAACCATTATTCTTAGGAATTGGTTTGATCAAGGAAATGCGAATCGAATTATTTTGGAATACTCATCAGAGGAGATGGATATTACAGACGAGCGACAATTCTATTACTACCTAAGGTCATTCGTCGAAAAAAATGATTTGGCAACAGCCGAAAAAATCTTAAAAAATTGGGCATCAAAATTTCCCGATAATCCTAGGAATTGGTATTATAAACCCAAAGGAATCTTGATTTTAGCGCAAGCTTTGTATAAAAAAGAGCCGAAAAAATCTTTGAAATTATTGGAAGAATTAGAAAACTATAACCACTATTCTTATCAAAAAGATATTGAAGGAAGTGCAAAATACCTAAAATGGCAAATAGAAAATTCCAAATAG
- a CDS encoding C4-type zinc ribbon domain-containing protein, translated as MAKKSQSNYTVEEKLAALHKLQTIDSQLDEIRILRGALPEEVRNLEDEIEGLATRVENFKTEIRNVEMSIMDRQDKINTSKSAIEKYTNQQKNVRNNREYEALSKEIEFQELEIQLAEKHIKEFKASIDRIKDTITNSEGAAGERELDLKQKKSELETIVLETEKDEKKLNRELAKAEKVIDDRLLKAYKRLRDNLTNRMAVVKVERDACGGCYSKIPPQRQLDIATHKKIIVCEHCGRVLIDEAISDDQK; from the coding sequence ATGGCAAAGAAATCACAATCAAACTATACCGTAGAAGAAAAGCTTGCAGCACTTCATAAATTGCAAACTATTGATTCGCAGTTGGATGAAATTAGAATATTAAGAGGAGCACTTCCAGAAGAAGTTCGTAACCTTGAAGACGAAATCGAAGGACTTGCTACACGAGTAGAGAATTTTAAGACGGAGATTCGTAATGTTGAAATGTCTATCATGGACAGACAAGACAAGATAAACACTTCTAAATCTGCCATTGAAAAATATACCAACCAGCAGAAGAACGTTAGAAATAACCGTGAATACGAAGCGCTTAGTAAAGAAATTGAATTCCAAGAATTGGAGATTCAACTAGCAGAAAAGCATATCAAAGAATTTAAAGCTTCTATTGATCGTATTAAAGATACCATTACCAATTCTGAAGGAGCTGCTGGCGAAAGAGAATTGGATCTAAAACAAAAGAAATCTGAACTAGAGACAATTGTTTTAGAAACAGAAAAAGACGAGAAAAAGCTTAATAGAGAGCTTGCAAAAGCTGAAAAAGTAATTGATGACAGATTACTTAAAGCTTATAAAAGACTAAGAGATAATCTCACAAATCGCATGGCAGTTGTAAAGGTAGAGCGTGATGCTTGTGGAGGATGTTATAGTAAAATTCCCCCTCAGCGTCAACTAGACATTGCTACTCACAAAAAAATTATTGTATGTGAGCACTGTGGACGTGTTTTGATAGATGAGGCAATTTCTGATGATCAAAAATAA
- a CDS encoding Nif3-like dinuclear metal center hexameric protein — MKIKELTHLLEQWAPPSYQESYDNARLIVGNPQAEITGVIISLDCVEDVVEEAIQKGCNLVVSHHPIVFKGLKSLTGKNYVERTVLKAIKNDIALYAIHTNLDAVMTGVNAKFAQKLGLENYQILAPKSSLLKKMEVFVPKTHAKEVQNALFEAGAGNIGNYDQCSFNTQGQGTFRAKDQAKPFVGNIDERHEEHEVKIEVIFEKHQEYSLVQALKQTHPYEEVAYYILSLENSHTQVGSGMVGMLPEPMPWQTFFNHIKTTFGVEAIKHTKPIKQEVQKIALCGGSGSFLLAKAKGIQADVFVTGDFKYHEFFDAEDQIMIADIGHYESEHLTIELIDEFIREKNCTFAIYRSEQNTNPISFF; from the coding sequence ATGAAAATAAAAGAACTTACCCATTTACTGGAGCAATGGGCACCACCGAGCTACCAAGAATCTTATGACAATGCCCGTTTGATTGTTGGGAATCCTCAAGCAGAAATTACAGGAGTGATTATTTCTTTAGACTGTGTAGAAGATGTTGTGGAAGAAGCTATTCAAAAAGGCTGCAATCTTGTGGTCTCTCATCATCCTATTGTGTTTAAAGGATTAAAAAGTCTTACCGGTAAAAACTATGTAGAACGTACGGTTCTCAAAGCAATAAAAAATGATATTGCACTTTATGCTATTCATACCAATCTGGATGCTGTGATGACTGGAGTAAATGCCAAGTTTGCCCAAAAGCTAGGACTAGAGAATTATCAAATTTTAGCTCCTAAATCGTCTTTGCTCAAGAAAATGGAAGTTTTTGTGCCTAAAACCCATGCAAAAGAGGTTCAAAATGCCCTTTTTGAAGCAGGAGCAGGGAATATTGGTAATTATGATCAATGCTCTTTTAATACCCAAGGACAAGGAACTTTTCGGGCGAAAGACCAAGCCAAACCTTTTGTGGGAAATATAGATGAAAGACACGAAGAGCATGAGGTGAAGATTGAAGTAATTTTTGAAAAACACCAAGAATATTCGTTAGTACAAGCATTGAAGCAAACACATCCTTACGAAGAAGTTGCATATTATATCTTGAGTTTAGAAAATAGTCATACTCAAGTGGGGAGTGGAATGGTAGGAATGTTGCCAGAACCGATGCCTTGGCAAACATTCTTTAATCATATTAAAACCACTTTTGGAGTAGAGGCTATCAAACACACTAAACCCATTAAGCAAGAGGTACAGAAAATTGCACTTTGTGGAGGTTCAGGCTCTTTTTTATTGGCGAAAGCCAAAGGGATACAGGCAGATGTTTTTGTTACAGGAGACTTTAAATACCATGAGTTTTTTGATGCTGAAGACCAAATAATGATTGCCGATATCGGACACTATGAAAGTGAGCATTTAACAATTGAATTAATAGACGAATTTATTCGCGAAAAAAATTGTACTTTTGCCATTTACAGATCTGAGCAAAATACAAATCCGATCTCATTTTTTTAG
- a CDS encoding sulfite exporter TauE/SafE family protein, with protein MQILVWIAALAIGLSLGIIGGGGSILTVPVMTYMMGVEPTMATGYSLFVVGISALFGAIGKYRQGLVDVKTGVIFAIPSFIAVYLTRAYLIPLLPDTFFSVGDFVFTKDVFLMVFFAVIMVLAAFSMIKGRKDDGKNEDSAPTYNYPLILVEGFVVGIVTGIVGAGGGFLIIPALVLLAKLPMKKAVGTSLMIITAKSLFGFIGEVQTNGDKMDWNMLLIFSSIAVVGILLGTYLSKFISAGNLKKGFGYFVLIMAVYILAKELL; from the coding sequence ATGCAAATTTTGGTATGGATTGCAGCACTTGCCATAGGGCTGTCTCTAGGAATTATTGGTGGTGGAGGATCTATTCTCACGGTTCCAGTTATGACTTATATGATGGGAGTAGAGCCTACAATGGCTACAGGTTACTCTCTATTTGTTGTGGGTATTTCGGCACTTTTTGGTGCAATCGGAAAATACCGTCAAGGCTTAGTGGATGTAAAAACAGGGGTTATTTTTGCCATTCCTTCGTTTATTGCAGTGTACCTTACTCGTGCCTACCTAATTCCTCTTTTACCTGATACTTTTTTTAGTGTAGGTGATTTTGTCTTTACAAAAGATGTCTTCTTAATGGTGTTTTTTGCCGTTATTATGGTTTTAGCTGCCTTTTCGATGATAAAAGGACGTAAAGACGATGGTAAAAACGAGGACTCTGCTCCTACTTACAATTATCCTTTGATTTTAGTAGAAGGATTTGTGGTGGGTATCGTAACGGGAATCGTGGGTGCAGGTGGAGGATTTTTAATTATTCCTGCCTTAGTCCTATTGGCTAAACTTCCGATGAAAAAAGCTGTGGGAACTTCTTTGATGATTATTACTGCTAAATCTCTTTTTGGATTCATTGGGGAAGTGCAAACCAATGGAGATAAAATGGACTGGAATATGCTTCTGATTTTCTCTTCTATTGCCGTTGTAGGAATCCTTTTGGGTACTTATTTAAGCAAATTTATCTCTGCAGGAAATCTCAAAAAAGGTTTCGGATACTTTGTTCTTATCATGGCAGTGTATATTTTAGCTAAAGAACTACTTTAA
- a CDS encoding rhodanese-like domain-containing protein: MNIENLTKDPFWSAYQADENAVLIDVRTAPEIAEKNIEGHLAIDFFASDFQTKINELDKSKNYYMYCRSGNRSMQACYMMNQMGFTGKLINLAGGMLAW, from the coding sequence ATGAATATCGAAAACTTAACAAAAGATCCATTTTGGAGTGCTTACCAAGCCGATGAAAATGCGGTACTTATTGATGTAAGAACGGCTCCTGAAATTGCAGAAAAAAACATTGAAGGGCATTTGGCAATCGACTTTTTTGCCTCAGATTTTCAAACCAAAATCAACGAACTTGATAAATCTAAAAATTACTATATGTATTGCCGCTCTGGAAACAGAAGTATGCAAGCTTGTTATATGATGAATCAAATGGGATTTACCGGTAAACTGATAAACCTAGCTGGTGGAATGCTTGCTTGGTAA
- a CDS encoding aspartate 1-decarboxylase, translating to MTITVVKSKIHRVKVTNADLNYIGSITIDEALLEAANLVVGEKIQIVNVNNGERLETYAIAGKRNSGEICLNGAAARRVQKGDVLILIAYGQMSMEEAKNFSPSIVFPNEETNLLD from the coding sequence ATGACAATTACTGTAGTAAAATCAAAAATTCATAGAGTAAAGGTAACCAATGCAGACCTCAACTATATTGGAAGTATCACCATAGATGAAGCCTTGCTCGAAGCTGCTAATTTAGTAGTAGGAGAAAAAATCCAGATTGTAAATGTAAACAATGGAGAACGACTTGAGACTTATGCCATCGCAGGGAAAAGAAATTCTGGTGAAATATGCCTAAATGGTGCTGCTGCCAGAAGGGTACAAAAAGGAGACGTACTCATTCTTATTGCCTACGGACAAATGAGCATGGAAGAAGCTAAAAACTTTAGCCCAAGTATTGTTTTTCCAAACGAAGAAACGAACTTATTGGATTAA
- the panC gene encoding pantoate--beta-alanine ligase — protein MIVFHTKQELNSFISKQKEAAKSIGFVPTMGALHQGHYSLVHRAYEENDIVVVSIFVNPTQFDDPSDLEKYPRTLAEDQELLKDLADKLVIYAPAVLDVYPEEPVVEKIDYGVLTQSLEGEFRPGHFDGMVDVVRKLLLIVKPHIAYFGEKDYQQLAIIRYFVRKEEIPVSIVGCPIVREEDGLAMSSRNRRLSLEHRKEALHLSQTLKSIQKTDKTTDLQQVLKDKIAVLNQLPNTRVEYLRAIDAQTLENCTHWNQAAEIICCIAVYVGAVRLIDNMKVKP, from the coding sequence ATGATCGTTTTTCATACCAAACAAGAACTCAATAGTTTTATTTCGAAACAAAAGGAAGCAGCAAAGTCTATAGGTTTTGTCCCTACAATGGGTGCTTTGCACCAAGGTCATTATTCTTTAGTACACCGAGCCTACGAGGAAAATGATATTGTAGTAGTGAGTATTTTTGTAAATCCTACACAGTTTGATGATCCATCTGACCTAGAAAAGTATCCAAGAACTTTAGCCGAAGATCAAGAATTATTGAAAGATTTGGCAGATAAATTGGTGATTTATGCACCTGCTGTTTTAGATGTATATCCAGAAGAGCCTGTGGTAGAAAAAATAGATTACGGTGTACTTACTCAAAGCTTAGAAGGAGAATTTAGACCAGGTCATTTTGATGGCATGGTTGATGTTGTAAGGAAATTATTATTGATTGTAAAACCACATATTGCCTATTTTGGTGAAAAAGACTATCAACAGCTGGCGATTATACGTTATTTTGTGAGAAAGGAAGAAATTCCAGTGAGTATTGTGGGTTGTCCTATTGTGAGAGAAGAAGATGGATTAGCAATGAGCTCAAGAAATAGAAGATTGTCTTTAGAACATCGAAAAGAAGCCTTACATTTGTCCCAAACTTTGAAATCTATTCAAAAAACAGATAAAACTACTGATTTACAGCAGGTATTGAAAGATAAAATTGCGGTACTTAATCAACTCCCTAATACACGTGTAGAATATTTGAGAGCGATAGATGCCCAAACACTTGAAAACTGTACCCATTGGAATCAGGCAGCAGAAATCATTTGCTGTATTGCTGTTTATGTAGGCGCTGTTCGATTGATAGACAATATGAAAGTGAAACCCTAA